The following are from one region of the Sorghum bicolor cultivar BTx623 chromosome 2, Sorghum_bicolor_NCBIv3, whole genome shotgun sequence genome:
- the LOC8054791 gene encoding 60S ribosomal protein L7a-1 gives MAPKRGGRAPVPAKKKTDKVVNPLFEKRPKQFGIGGALPPKKDLHRFVKWPKVVRIQRQRRILKQRLKVPPALNQFTRTLDKNLATNLFKMLLKYRPEDKAAKKERLLKRAQAETEGKTVEAKKPIVVKYGLNHVTYLIEQNKAQLVVIAHDVDPIELVVWLPALCRKMEVPYCIVKGKARLGSIVHKKTASVLCLTTVKNEDKLEFSKILEAIKANFNDKFDEVRKKWGGGIMGSKSQAKTKAREKLIAKEAAQRMT, from the exons ATG GCCCCGAAGCGAGGTGGCAGGGCGCCTGtgccggccaagaagaagacg GATAAAGTGGTGAACCCTCTGTTCGAGAAGAGGCCGAAGCAGTTCGGCATCGGCGGCGCGTTGCCGCCCAAGAAGGACCTGCACCGGTTCGTCAAGTGGCCCAAGGTCGTGCGCATCCAGCGCCAGCGCCGCATCCTCAAGCAGCGCCTCAAGGTGCCACCGGCGCTCAACCAGTTCACCCGCACCCTCGACAAGAACCTCG CTACCAACCTTTTCAAGATGCTTCTCAAATACCGGCCTGAAGACAAGGCTGCCAAGAAGGAGAGGCTTCTGAAGAGGGCTCAGGCTGAGACTGAAGGAAAAACTGTTGAAGCCAAGAAACCAATTGTTGTTAAGTATGGCCTTAACCATGTGACTTACCTCATTGAGCAG AACAAGGCTCAGCTTGTTGTCATCGCTCATGATGTGGATCCGATTGAACTGGTTGTGTGGCTTCCAGCCCTGTGCAGGAAGATGGAGGTCCCTTACTGCATTGTTAAAGGAAAGGCTCGCCTTGGATCG ATTGTTCACAAGAAGACTGCATCAGTCTTGTGTCTGACCACTGTCAAGAACGAGGACAAGCTTGAGTTCAGCAAGATCTTGGAGGCTATTAAG GCAAACTTCAACGACAAGTTCGATGAGGTGAGGAAGAAGTGGGGAGGTGGTATCATGGGCTCCAAGTCGCAGGCCAAGACCAAGGCTAGGGAAAAGCTGATCGCCAAGGAGGCTGCTCAGCGGATGACCTAG